In Paludibacter propionicigenes WB4, the genomic window CATGTTCCTGCCACCCTTTCAACAATGGAGCCGTCATAGCCTGATAATTGAGCGATAGTGTAGACATACTGTCTTTGGCAATCGTAACTAAATCTGGGAAATATTGCTGCACATTTTGAGCTATAAAACCTAATTGATGTATCTTTATATCTTTACGGTCGAATTCTACTGCATTAATTTTACGTAGGCTTTCAGATACGTTGGGTAAAGTCTGGATATTCTTTTTGAGGCGAATATCTGAATAGGCGGTAACATTTCCCCCTGCTGTAATTGAACCTGAAACTACTGCATTTCCTGTGGCATTAACATAAAATACAGGAGCCGCTTGATTTCCAAAATGAAACCCTATTGCATCTCCAACTCCAACTAATGCCGTCCCTTGGTAGTATGACATGCCATAAGGTGTGGCAGATGCAAAACACCAAATATTATTTGCGGCATTGGCAACATATCCTGCACTTTGAAATCCAGCTCCAGTTCCAGATTTAACTATACCGGAAAAGGTTGCAGTTGTTCCACTTAAGGCTCCTGTTAAGGTTCCTCCAGAAAGAGGAAGATATGCACCGGCTGCAGCAGCAGTAGTTAAATAAGTAGCTGCATCCACACTGCCATCCGCTTTTAGAAACTGAGCGGAAGTACCTCCTGATTTGACAAAACCAGTAGAAGTCACTGTTGATGAAAAGGTTTTTGCTCCTGCAAAAGTTTGAGTTGTTGCCGAAACCAATCCAGCTGAAGAAGCATCAGCTGTTTGCATATAGAGACTGTTCCCAGAAATTACTGCACCGTTGGCAGCTTTAGTCTGACTATCGATGGTGCCAATAACATTCACATAAGTAGTCGGCGTTGTCCAGCTCAATGCTCCTGCAGTAGTACCTGATAGTACCTGTCCATTCACAGTAGGGCCTGCTGTGGGGAGTGTGTAACTGATATTCGCCGACTGTGAACCTGCTGTAAAAGATGTAGAATATGAATTTGAAGCATCGGTAAATGCCAATGTTTTTCCTGCCGCTAAAGTGGTATTTCCATTCAGGGAAATGTTTCCTGTTCCCGTACTGAAAGTACCAGATCCGCTTATTGCAAAATTTCCTGAAGCTTGTGCGTAGCCTGTTATTCCCGAAAGAGCACCCGAGTTTACAATTAAACCATTCATCGTATTACCTGAAGTTGGAGCTGTAATGGCCGAATTGAATGTTTTTGCTCCTGCAAAAGTTTGGGCTCCGGTATTGACTACCCCACGGGCAGATGTACCTGCATCGGGGATGTTCAGGGTAAGTGTTCCTCCAAGACTAGCCGGCGAACCAGATACATTCACATCGACTCCCGTAGTTCCTGTAGCCAGCGTGATACTTCCCAGATTGGCCGTATTTACATCTATCGTCGGTTCTGTTGTTGTTCCACCTATTGTAACTTTTGTACTACCAGCTCCAACTGAAGTTACTTTATTGTTAAACGTAGTCCAGTTGCCGGATGACAAATATCCATCAGTACTGTTGGTTGCCTGCGTTATTCCTATCGCACCTGTTCCACTGTCGTAAGTGATAGGTGCTGTGGCTGACAAAGCTGATAATGTCAGAAAGTTTGGTGTCCAGTTCACCCAGTTACTTCCGTCGTACTTTAATATGTTATTTGCACTAAGGCTCGTAATAGAAATGGCAGTTCCTTTCAATTTATCAACATTGGTCGCTCCTAAAGTACCTGAGATATCTCCCCCAACGGGAAGTGCAGATGACTGGAAATAAGAAGGAGCTGCAGAAGAACCTGTATTATTTCCAAACAGCGTATTGGCACCTGCATTGGTCAAAGTATAAGAGATCGTTGGTGTAGAACCGGCATTAGCTACCGATGTACTAAAGAGTGGGGTCAGATTTCCCGACGAAACGGTTGTAACGGTTCCGTTATTGACAGTACTAATAACATCTCCGGTCATTTGAAGTCCGGCACCAACGGTTACACCACCCTTCACAGAAGCTGTGGCAGTGGGCAAAGTATATGTATAGTTAGGGATATTCAGTGTACCTCCAGAAAAAGTTGCTGCTCCCCCTGTTCCTGTAGTGGTAAGTGCAATGGCATTTTGCTTGTTATTAAAGGTAGTCCAATCATTAGAAGACAAATATCCATTCGTACTATTTGTTGCTTGCGAGATAGCAAAGACACCTGTCGCATTGTTGTATGTCAAAGGTGTAGTGGCCGATAAGGCTGTTCGGGCAATATAATTAGGAGTCCAGTTGACCCACCCGCTAGATGTGTATTTTAATAGATCTCCATCTGTCAGAGAAGAGAAAAGAAGAGAATTACCTTTCAATTTATTTACAGTAACTGCGCTCACTGTACCGGAAACATCTCCCCCAACAGGAATTCCGGCAGTCGATACAGATGCAGCAGCAGTGATTCGACCTGTAGCATCCACTGTAAACTGAGGAATAGCAGCAACCGATCCGTATGATCCGGAATTAGGATTTACATCTTTCAGCGTTAGTATTCCATTATTGTCCAGCGTTGCATCTCCATCCATCAAAACAGCTGTAGCTATTCCTGAAGCATTTCCGACAAACATCCGTCCCGCAGCCAGTCCATTGGTTAATCCACTTGCCCAACTTAACGCACCCGTACCATCATTAACAAGCAACTGTCCACTTTGACCCTGATTTTCAGGTAGAATTAGTGTATAACTACTTAGCGATGCCGGAGCTTGTAAGCGCACTGATTCGGAAGATGCATTGATTAATTGCATATCTCCTTTGATGTCCAATGCTGATTGCGGATTATCAGTACCAATCCCGACATTTCCGTCAGTTTTGATTGTCAATCCAGATCCCGGATTTGTATTTGCAGCAAAACGAGCCAACAAACCACTGGTTGACAGACCTGTATTTGCAACATATAATAGACCCTTAGTAGATGAGTTCAATGCAGAACTTGACGAACTTACTGAAAGCAAATTACCACTTGATAAGCTATTTCCGGCTATTGATTGTACTGTCCCTGTAGTAGTAGAAGAAGATAATGAAAACAAGCTACCTGTATGTGCTGCATTGCTATTCGCTAAAGAGAAAAGGTTTCCCGATGTGGCAGCGTTCCAGTTCCATGTTTGGGTAAAGTTGCCATTATTGATAGAATTATTAGCTTTAGCATCAGTGAGTCCATTCAATGGCATTGCCGACGCAATAGGATAATCGAGCTGTAGGCGTTCTGTTGCAGTGGTAAAATATAGATGACTATTAGCATACTCCATGGCTCCTTCTTCAAGTACTGCAACTTTATTAGCACTGGTCGTAAACTTCAAAGGAGCCATACCACTCGCTGCACCACCTGCAGGCAGGTGTAAACGTGCTGCTGGACTGGCAACTCCGATACCTATACTTCCATTATTTGAAGCAGCTGTTGATGGATTTCCTGATGCTGAAGAATAAGTATTCTTGCCAAACAATACTCCACCAATATTAATACTGTTCTCAGTAGTAGCCGGTAAAGTAATATTGGTACCTATAATAATATTATTCTTACCAATGTGGTTGCCCGAAAGACCATCATTTCCAACATTATATCCAATTAATGTACTATACTGAGCAGATGAAGCATTGTACCCTGCGTTTTGCCCTATAAAATTGGAATTACGAGCCAAATTTGCATAATATCCGGCTCCTTCTCCTATGAAATTTGAGAAACTTGCACTGATAGCCCCTAAACCAGCATTTTGGCCTAAGAAGTTGGATGAAGAAGCACTCGTTGCATCTGCTCCGGCTCCGTTACCTAAAAAGTTGGAGTAAGAAGCTCCTGTAGCATTTTGGCCTGCTTTTTCACCAAAGAAGTTGGATGAAAGACTACCTGTTACTCCGGAACCTGTACCTGGAAGTCCTGTAGAGAAAAGATTAGATCCATTCACAATAGTAATAGGAGAGGCCAATGATTCCGTCCATTGGTTTCCATCCCAAACAAGCGTTACCGACATTCCAATAGGCAATGTACAGGATTTAACTGATACGTAATTCGTAGAAGTACCTGAGTTGGCTATTGTAAACAAACGACCCGGTGTTTTATCTGTAGGCGCAGGTAAGGTTATAGCGACATCGTATGTATCCTGCACAATCACTAAACCCGAATAGTTATCCACAGGATCACTATTACCCGGAATAAATGTCGGATCTGAGTTATTTACCACATTGAATCCTAAAACCGTAGAACCGGTATTGTGTAAAGTAGCTACCGGAGCCGAAGTACCTATTCCCACTTTGCCATTTGCCATTACAGTTAACCCTGAACCGGAAGTACTATTCGATTGAATGCGCCCCACAGTACCATCGGTACTTGCAGAAGCGTTAGCCACATAAAGCAGACCGTTTGTAGAATTCAAAGAGCTACTTGACGAAGTTATACTTAATCCCGTTCCTTCAGTCAAAGAAGATGAAGATATATTAGCCAAAGTTCCGGTAGTTGCCGAATTGGCAGTGACATTGAACAATCCTGTACCGGTGTATGCTCCCGTACCAGTAACGTCAAATGCACTTCCGGATGTCTTTGAGTTCGTAAAATCAAGAGCATAGTTTGCTTGTGTAACCGTACGGTTAGCTGTCAACGTTCCATTGGCAGTATAAATATTGGGTAAAGTGGTAGGATCCTTCCATGCCGGTGCAGCTGTTCCTGTAGAAATAAGGACATAACCGTTTGTTCCGGCTGATGTAGCCTGCACTGCTCCTATTCCATTACCGTAAAGGATTCCATTACCGGTTAAACTATTTACTCCCGTACCACCGTTAGCTACCGGTAAAATTCCGGTCACGTCACCCGATGCAAGATTAACTGACGAACTGGAAAGATTTCCTGAAGCATTACTATGAACAATTCCAGCAGTTAGATTAGATAAATTGGTAATATTTTGACTGGTATTCACACTTATAGTGCCGGATGCAGCCGAAAGTCCCGTACCGACTATAACACCTCCTAAAGTGCTGTTGGTTGCCGGGGTAACCGTCCACGTTTGGGCTGCACTTCCATCAAAATCGGAACCTGTCAAGCCTGTCCCTGCGGATAACTTATTCGGACTTACTGCTGTTATCGTTCCACTCGATCCTAAAGCTATATCTGTACCATTCACGGTTACCTTACTATTGACCAAAGAAGAATTTGGGATGTTGGACGTTTCAATACTTGAACCTGAAAAGCTAAGGCCCGTTCCTAATGTGATATTTTGTGCATTAGCCAATGAACCCGTAGCATTACCTATCAAAGAAGAACCAGCCACCTGTTGTAGTTTGGAATAGGTTACGGCATTCGAGCCTATAGTCAGTGCTGGCGATAAAGCTGTTGTGCCTGATGCGGTTCCGGTAATATCTCCCGAAGCTGTAAAAGTAATACTCTCATTGTTCTTCAGGTAGGCGGAGTTATCGTAAACAACATCTCCACTTCCATTTATTGTCACAAAACCGGTTCCCGTAGTGGTGCTTAATACACCTGCGCTGCTATTGGTAACCAATCCTTTGGAATTTAGACCGCTAACGGTAAGACCACTGAATGTGGGGCTGCTTGTTGAAGCTATACTTTGAGGCAAACTGAGTGTTACATCTCCTGTCGAAGATGAAGCTATCACTTGATCAGTGGTTCCTGTGATAGTAGTTACAGGAGTGGTTGCTCCAACTAACTGACCATTAGTAT contains:
- a CDS encoding tail fiber domain-containing protein, whose protein sequence is MIYKVLKERHFFLLMIALGSFVLPVSAQNKIGNNPTVIQDGSLLELESMTKGLRISRIVLDDINSWSPLDGSPVSGMLVFNEKGEAPKGLYYWDIVSSRWVRVVNTAELTSLIAGSTQVSNTITGNSLVTTVNGVTSLGEDIIKNNNLSVVNGILISTINGVASSPGIPLLVSADNGLTHINGNVQLGGLLTKPTTIETSQTNTLSVTGLQTGDAKADNLLVVAPGTGLLREISASALSREKLSAGTGLTGLDFDGSAAKTWSVDDTKIPYLPSGFSSGYLKYNGTNWLFDTSSYITSINGLANTNQTISTGTSGTDFNVQSSGSTHTFNLPDASSGQRGALTSTDWKTFNDKVGSVSAGSSKVVIGGTSTAPTVDVNTSDLGTVTLQTGVTGTDVNVGGLPANLGGTLTLNIPLASASNTGKLSNTDWTTFNDKIGSVTASTPAAVSTSGTTATILNTDAYWNANQINSGSVPVSASYIATNAAGQLVGATTPVTTITGTTDQVIASSSTGDVTLSLPQSIATTSSPTFSGLTVSGLNSKGLVTNNSTGVLSTTTGTGFVTINGSGDVVYDNSNYLKNNESITFTASGDITGTASGITSLSPALTIGSNAVTYSKLQQVAASSLVGNATGSSANAQNITLGTGLSFSGSNLETFNIPNSSLINSKVTVNGTDIALGSSGTITAVSPNKLSAGTGLTGSDFDGSAARTWSVDDTKIPYLPSGFSSGYLKYNGTNWLFDTSSYITSINGLTNANQTISTGTNGTDFNVQSLGSTHTFNLPDASSSQRGALTSTDWTTFNDKIGSVTASTPGAVSTSGTTATIQNTAAYWNANQINSGSVPLSMSYIATNATGQLVGATTPVTTITGTTDQVIASSSTGDVTLSLPQSIATTSSPTFSGLTVSGLNAKGLVSNSSTGVLSTTTGTGFVTINGSGDVVYDNSAYLKNNESITFAASGDITGSTSGTTSLSPALTIGSNAVTYSKLQQVAASSLVGNATGSSADAQNITLGTGLGFSGSSLETSNIPNSSLVNSKVTVNGTDIALGSSGTITAVSPNKLSAGTGLTGSDFDGSAARTWTVDDTKVPYLPSGFSSGYLKYNGTNWLFDTSSYITSINGLTNASQTISTGTSGTDFNVQSSGSTHTFNLPDASSSQRGALISTDWKTFNDKIGSVTGSTPAAVSTSGTTATILNTGAYWNANQINSGSVPASASYIATNTNGQLVGATTPVTTITGTTDQVIASSSTGDVTLSLPQSIASTSSPTFSGLTVSGLNSKGLVTNSSAGVLSTTTGTGFVTINGSGDVVYDNSAYLKNNESITFTASGDITGTASGTTALSPALTIGSNAVTYSKLQQVAGSSLIGNATGSLANAQNITLGTGLSFSGSSIETSNIPNSSLVNSKVTVNGTDIALGSSGTITAVSPNKLSAGTGLTGSDFDGSAAQTWTVTPATNSTLGGVIVGTGLSAASGTISVNTSQNITNLSNLTAGIVHSNASGNLSSSSVNLASGDVTGILPVANGGTGVNSLTGNGILYGNGIGAVQATSAGTNGYVLISTGTAAPAWKDPTTLPNIYTANGTLTANRTVTQANYALDFTNSKTSGSAFDVTGTGAYTGTGLFNVTANSATTGTLANISSSSLTEGTGLSITSSSSSLNSTNGLLYVANASASTDGTVGRIQSNSTSGSGLTVMANGKVGIGTSAPVATLHNTGSTVLGFNVVNNSDPTFIPGNSDPVDNYSGLVIVQDTYDVAITLPAPTDKTPGRLFTIANSGTSTNYVSVKSCTLPIGMSVTLVWDGNQWTESLASPITIVNGSNLFSTGLPGTGSGVTGSLSSNFFGEKAGQNATGASYSNFLGNGAGADATSASSSNFLGQNAGLGAISASFSNFIGEGAGYYANLARNSNFIGQNAGYNASSAQYSTLIGYNVGNDGLSGNHIGKNNIIIGTNITLPATTENSINIGGVLFGKNTYSSASGNPSTAASNNGSIGIGVASPAARLHLPAGGAASGMAPLKFTTSANKVAVLEEGAMEYANSHLYFTTATERLQLDYPIASAMPLNGLTDAKANNSINNGNFTQTWNWNAATSGNLFSLANSNAAHTGSLFSLSSSTTTGTVQSIAGNSLSSGNLLSVSSSSSALNSSTKGLLYVANTGLSTSGLLARFAANTNPGSGLTIKTDGNVGIGTDNPQSALDIKGDMQLINASSESVRLQAPASLSSYTLILPENQGQSGQLLVNDGTGALSWASGLTNGLAAGRMFVGNASGIATAVLMDGDATLDNNGILTLKDVNPNSGSYGSVAAIPQFTVDATGRITAAASVSTAGIPVGGDVSGTVSAVTVNKLKGNSLLFSSLTDGDLLKYTSSGWVNWTPNYIARTALSATTPLTYNNATGVFAISQATNSTNGYLSSNDWTTFNNKQNAIALTTTGTGGAATFSGGTLNIPNYTYTLPTATASVKGGVTVGAGLQMTGDVISTVNNGTVTTVSSGNLTPLFSTSVANAGSTPTISYTLTNAGANTLFGNNTGSSAAPSYFQSSALPVGGDISGTLGATNVDKLKGTAISITSLSANNILKYDGSNWVNWTPNFLTLSALSATAPITYDSGTGAIGITQATNSTDGYLSSGNWTTFNNKVTSVGAGSTKVTIGGTTTEPTIDVNTANLGSITLATGTTGVDVNVSGSPASLGGTLTLNIPDAGTSARGVVNTGAQTFAGAKTFNSAITAPTSGNTMNGLIVNSGALSGITGYAQASGNFAISGSGTFSTGTGNISLNGNTTLAAGKTLAFTDASNSYSTSFTAGSQSANISYTLPTAGPTVNGQVLSGTTAGALSWTTPTTYVNVIGTIDSQTKAANGAVISGNSLYMQTADASSAGLVSATTQTFAGAKTFSSTVTSTGFVKSGGTSAQFLKADGSVDAATYLTTAAAAGAYLPLSGGTLTGALSGTTATFSGIVKSGTGAGFQSAGYVANAANNIWCFASATPYGMSYYQGTALVGVGDAIGFHFGNQAAPVFYVNATGNAVVSGSITAGGNVTAYSDIRLKKNIQTLPNVSESLRKINAVEFDRKDIKIHQLGFIAQNVQQYFPDLVTIAKDSMSTLSLNYQAMTAPLLKGWQEHDAVIISQQAEIEAQHQEIDLLKKEIEFLKINQEELKKLITNKK